GTCAAACCTTAATTGTAACCTTATTTGTAATGTTGTGCGTAATATTGTTCGTAACCTATTTGTAACCTATTTGTAACCTTGTTTCTAGTATTTCCGTTCTCAACATTCGTAAATCTGATTGGTTGTTCAATGCCagattatttttataaacTTGAACGCTATGAGTCTATTACTGCATGTTTCCTACATATGCACAAAGTGGTAAATCTCAATACGATTGATTGTCtgtgcatttttttatatcATACGTTTCCGCCAGCTAAGCAAgctaaaaatatatatatcttctCAAAATGTAATATACCTAATCATTCTGTTTTATCCTCAGGTTTGTTCTCCACATTCTCTGTATTCTCTATCTTCTCATCTGCCTTCTCACCTGTCTCTTTGGCATCATTCTTGATCTCACCATTAATCTCCCCCTGTGTAACAAAGTCGAAAATAGCCAAACCTTGGTTGGATGCCTCATTACCGGTAAAGTAATCTATGAAGCCAAAGAATCCATGGAATGTGTGCTCGCTTTCCTCCTGCTCATAAATCTTGGAGTAgatgaacttcttcttgaaaGCCTCCATCTTATCGGTGAACTTATCGAACGTAATTGGATCGTGACCATAgctcttcaacttctcatTAAATCCATCATAAACTGGTCTTTCCAAAAGTAATCCAAGAGCTGGAGCTTTTGGAATATTCACCTTGGGCATTCTGAACGATTCTCTAATTTTATCGATCGGACAACCGGTTCTCACGATTAAACTAGCAAGACCGATCATCTTTCTAATCTGGTGGAGCATGAAGGACTGACCATGAATCTTAATCGAGACCCATTCCAGATTGCCGATAACAAATGGTTCGCTTACCGTTATATTCTTCATGTATCTCTTTGCCGAAGGATCACGGAAATCCTTGCCGTTGGTGAAATTGTGGAAGTTGTGCGATCCCTCGTATAGCTTCATGGTATCTCTGAATACGTCCaacttctctttcttgatTCTGTACTTCTCTCTGGCTTCACCTGAAAACTTCTTAACGGTCTCCGAGGCAATTTGAAGAGGAACTGTAAGTGGGATGTCCTCTCTGTTGGCCTCAGTAATCTGATCCAGTTGATTCTGGTCGATTCCAGCAGCTTCCAACTTCCCTAACAAGTCCACCCAAAACTTTTCCCCATCTGCATCAACCCTAATGTTCTCTGGATGGTCCGCCTGCATTCTCTTAACCAGCTTATAAAGTGGCGAGTTCAAACGTggaggaagaaatgaatatgTTGGCATGAGATACTCGTATATACGAGAAGAGCACATTTTTCTGCAGTCAAAAGATTTGTTGACTCGCTGATATCCCCAAACTCTTATCTGCTCTGGTAGAGCCTGATTGATCTTTTCAACcacatcttcatcttcaacaaTCATCTTCAGGGAAATAACGTTACCGGCAGCATGAACTCCTTTATCTGTTCTTGCTGCACGCATAAAGCCAGATTTCTTCAAGTCATTCGAGTTGTTTTTCGAAATTGCTCCTGCATCAACCATTGCCTTGAAAAGATCTCCTTCAATTGTTTTGTTCGGAGGATTGATCTGCATACCGTGATATCCAGCACCGCAATAGCCAATCAGACATGCAACCTTCTTCTTAGGTTTCCTCTTCTCATTTGGGAACATTGGTTTTCCATCAGATGTTAATGCACGCctaaatcaaagaaaaaaattgtatgTTGTTGTGTTAGTAATTCATGTTTTCCCTTAAATGCATTTCGAAAGTGTATCTGACGGTATTAAATACGTCAGATGATAAAACCTACCCACTTGTCCTTGAATTCACCCTTGTGTCGTTTTGCATCTGGGAGATCGTAATCGCTTTTCCTTGTTCTAAGCCATCTGTTCGAGGGATCCCTTCTTGAGCCTTCTTGTTCCCTGTCATCGACATTCGTCTCATGTTTTGGCGAAGTAATATTCTTCTCAGCGGCAGAAGTCTGTTGATCATTTGTTTGTTGAGCATCTCCTGTCGCCTTTATTTCTGtgtcttcttttatttgcattattGCTCAAAGCTCTATAGCTATATCTGGTGTTAAGCAAAGCTGTAGTGTTCTTTTTAAGCATATGAAAGCATATATGTGACCTTTTGTGGTGGATCCGAGAGCAGTCTTTctgaaaagtgaaaatttgagattacaaaaaaaaaaaatactaacaaaaaaaataaaaaaaataaaaaaaacttcCCCGATTgatgtgaaaaatttggTTGAATAGCTTTTTCCTATCCTATATGCATCTTTCAAGTACCTACAAGTTGCTTTCGAATTTGGCTCTAAACCCAATAGTACGTTTGATAGAACAATATGAGGCAAATGACAGAGGAGGAGACCAAGGTGGTCTTCGAGAAGCTTGCCAACTATATAGGAAGAAATATAACATTCATGGTGAATAATCCAGATGATCCTCATGTGTTTAGACTTCAGAAGGATAGAGTTTACTACGTTAAAGCTAATGTGGCCAAGCTCGCCACTTCTATTGCTAGAAAGCATCTCATTTCTTTAGGAATATGTTTGGGAAAATTCACAAAGCACGGTAAATTCAAATTGCACATAACAGCTCTCCCATATCTTGCAAAGTACGCAAAGTATAAAGTGTggattaaagaaaatggcGAGATGCCTTTCCTATATGGTAACCATGTTCTCAAGGCCCATGTTGGTAAGATgagtgaagatattccagAGCATGCCGGTGTCATTGTGTTTTCTATGAAGGATATACCTTTGGGCTTCGGTGTTTCGTCTAAGTCTACGTTAGAAGCTAAAAATTTAACACCTACAGGAATAGTTGCACTTAGACAAGCCGATATAGGTGAATACTTAAGAGAGGAGGACACTCTTTTCACTTGATTTAATTTGGTGGCTATATTCGGTAAAGATTTTTCTGCAtctctcctttttattgttgTCCAGCGCATGTACAGTACATATACAGTTAATttgatctttctttccaatATTATATTAACGGTATTCTTACTTCTGACAGAAGTAATATACAATTAGTTCATTTACATTTAAACAACTTGTTCATCTCCTACccttgttcttctttttattctttcttctctttcctccACTGCCTTTCTTAGCTGGTTGTTCGGGCTCTTTTGTCTGGTTGTTGACATTCAACGATTCATCAGCAACACCACCTTGTGTTTTATTGGATGACTTACCCTTCTTTGACCTGTAGTATGATCTATCCTTCAAAGGAAGCCATCTCTCTTCATCGATATTTCCGATAGTATTCTTCGGAAGTCTTCTAGGTTTCTCCCTGTGTCTTCTGTGTTTGGCAGCCTTACGATTGGAGTTGATGGCACTCTTCCTTCCAGCCAAGAAAATCTTAGAACTCGAAGATAAAAGAGGGCTTAATCCCTGATCAAGCAAGGCATCCACATCAACTCCTTGTGTCAATGACTCCACCTCTGGTAGCTGACTTGTATCGTTTCTAATAATGGCCTTCACCAAACTGCTCTGCTCGTAAACACCCTCATTTTCGTTTTCAGCTTTGGCAACCTGCTCAAAGAGCtgtctgcttttttcactATCAACAGACAGCAACTGAAAGGCAACAAATTCTGCAAGTTTCAGCTGTTCCGTGTCTTTGAGAGACTCATTGCTGGAAATTGCCTCGTACACTTCGtttaaaagagcaaaaattGACTTCCGTCTCTCGAGTTTCTCATAAACATAATAAAGTAAAGGTGTAACGGCGATTGATTCACGGTTGATCAATGCGCTTCTGTCATGATTGACCGCATTCTCTAAAACGGATGCTGCATTCTGCAAATTGCCAAACGTTATGCAGATCTGTGCTGCAAGCAATGCAAATGGTAAGTCCTCGGGATGCTTTAAGGAGTATCTAAAGACTttcttatcatttttttcgtaCTTCAGATCACGTAAGTCAACACCAATATGTCCTAAAGTGACTAAAGCTTTACCCAAAAAGGAGCCTTGTTGACTCTTGAAGTGTCTTTCAGCAGCATCTGACAAATCCTTTCCGGCTGCCTGCGCTAGCAAAAACTCGTTTCGTTGCAAGCCACGTATCTGAGGAATTGTAAGTCTATCAATGATGTTgtgcaaagaagaaggaagcCCCAGCTCTCGATATAGTAAAGCAGGATTAGAATTTGAGTCTGCTCTTAATGATGCAAGATTGTTGGAGATGAGAAGCTTGAGAGCGTTGTCTTTAACATTAGCCAAATCAAACTTCGATAGTATTTCATCCGCCCCGTCATTATCACCCATAAGCTGTTTGATATATGCTATCTGAACCTCTATTGGAGCAATTTCCGAGAATTTTGAATCCTCCTCGTAGTCCTTAAGATTCTCCTGTGCAGTAGAAAGTGCAGTTTTAAGCAAAGAAAGTGCTTCATCATATTTCTCCTCCCTAACTTTCACTAGGGCATCGTTCGACATGAGATCATAGGATCCCTCCAAGTCATCTCCACTAATATTTATCACACGAGAACTATCCTGGTACTTCAACTGCGATTGAACTGCACGTTTGTTGACAGACAGGTCTGATTCTTCACCTTCCGGACTTGAAAGAAGTTGTTCATATAACTTCAATGCTTTTGCACTTTCTCCAGACCTATAGTAGTATTGAGCAAGAACGTGCTGAAATCCTCTAATGTTCTCACCCAGTGGAATTAACTTCTCTAACTCTTCACCCTTGTTGGTCTTGTAGTATATGTATGCCCTTTCCAAAAGTAGAAGTTTGTCGGAAATGCTGTCCTTCGCGATTAAAGccttatatttttcaatcaaAGCCAACGCCTCTTCATAGTTGTCCATATTGATAAGAGCAACTAAGCATTGTTTGAGAGCGTTCAAGTCTTGATTGTCCTTCTTTAGAACCTCCTTGGCCACTTCATACACCTTCTTGTGTGATTCAGACTCTGTATAGAGCTTCAGTTTAGAAACTAATTCAACAAGAGTAGACATTTTAATCTGATCTTACTCCACTGTAGTCCTAAAATGTGTTGATAtttgccttctttttttactaaTGTTCTTCTGTGATAAATTCAGTTAACACTTCTTCGAGTTTGATATCTGATCCTCGTATGAACAAACcgctgaaaaaaaaaaatactgcTGTTCTCGTTTTTTCTCcctcgcttttttttttgtcccCTCATCTAATCCCCTAGGTTGTTACGTAATCCTTCCAAGACCAGCCgaagtttttcaaatttgaagcCAGGTTACTCAAGCCACAGCCAGCCTGTTATAAAATACTAAGCAAGCTAATTTATACTATTAATATACAAATTTAAGCTGTACACTTAGAACCAAAAGCATGCTCTGTGAGTTTTTTGTGTCCTGCAAACTGAGAGTGAAGCCGCAGGCTTTACAAATCCACAAATATGCTGTTCGATATTCACACAATAGAAGAAGTCGGGTTTTCGTTCATCCTATTGCCTCATCTAGTGATAAATGGCAAAGAAAGCATGATTTCCAGCATATAAAgatgcaagaaaagaaagataaaaacagcaagaagaagcatgGTCAGTCCCCTGTGTTACCACCGTACAAATTTGGAAGTTATCCCAGCTTAAAGCTTCCCGATGAACAtagaagagaaagcataGCTAGGCTTGTTTCTAAGATCAATGACTTTCAACAGCTTAAACTTCTTCCTGAAATTCGTGATGCGATTATTAAGGAAATCAAGGAGAACACAGTCTTAAGAAGTCAGAATTATATGAATGCTCATACGAAAGTTAAAACAGAGGGAGAGCTTAATGGTTTGATTATTCGTCCTACACCGATTCAGACTGCTGCAATTAAAATCATCAACCAGAAAAGAGAACCGGGGgaatttttaaaagtttACACATTGGCGGCAGAAACTGGGACTGGCAAGACATGGTCCTATCTGGCACCTTTGCTTCAGTATCTTCGTGAACAAGATATAGCCCATGGAACTGATGATTACGTTGATATTAATGGTGAAAATGAGAATCAGGATCTTGATATCGCCGTAAAAGCAGCCAAAGGTGAATTTATCGGTGTTTCAAAGAGTACATTTCctgaaattgataaaaagaTATTTGATCGACCTCGAAAAGCTGGTATAAGGAGTCTGATTCTTGTTCCTACCCATGAACTTGTAGATCAAGTTTACTCCACAGTTCAACACACGTCGAACACTTTGGGAACAAGTTGTTTTAAGTGGGATTTAGACTCCAATTTCAAAGTGTTCATGGATGCCTTTAGGAAGGGAATTGATGTTTTTGTGAGTACACCTCCAAAATTGCTATCATTAACAAAGTACGATTCAGTCAAACATCCAAAAGCTCTTTTAGGCTCCGTTGGATTTTCTGTTGTTGACGAGGCCGATACTTTGATGGATGGTTCCTTTATTCAGGACACTTACGGAATACTTCGGAATTTACCTAACCTTAATACTTTAGTGTTTGCTTCTGCTACTATACCCGCTGAATTCAATAGGGTTGTTCACAAGTTGTTCTCTGATGTTGTCTCAATAACAACACCGGCATTACATAAGCTGCCTAAGGCAATTGAATTCAGAGTGATCAATGCAGCTTTAGATCCGTACAAGGGTTCTAAGATGAAGGCCTTGGCACAGACACTTTACTCCATACACTGTGACGGAAGTGAGAAAGGTTTCGAGAAAAGAGTTATAGTGTTTGTGAACAATAAGGATGACTGTGCCAAAGTTGCTACCAGACTACGTGAAAAGTATTCTGATGATGCTGTTTATATCAGTGGTAATGATACCCCggaggaaagaaaactgAAAGTTAAAACTTTTATTGATCCTCCAAGCAGACTGGAGGATTCCAAAAGGCCAGTATTAAAGGTACTTGTTTGCACGGACCTTCTTTCAAGAGGATTAAATTTCACTGGTATTCGGAATGTTGTTCTCCTGGATGTTCCACATAACTCAGCGGATCTTGTTCATCGGTCCGGAAGAACAGGCAGAATGAATCAAAGCGGACGAGTTTTCCTCATAATCAACAACAAAGACAAGTCGCACGTGAAAGGATTACCGAAGGTGCTTAGAAATAATAGACGTTTAGGTTGATTGGCAGAATTGTTCCAATGAACACACGATACATGTATATAATGATATTTAACGTTCACGTTTTCCTACATAAAGTAACAGAACtttcgaaaaaaaagcaatattATATTTCCTAGCAAAGTATTCGATTCAACCTATCACTTTAATCCTTTAATGTATCCCACAACCCCCTATTCTTTATAATCCATGGATGCCGTTGAAGATTATGCAGTGaaattctcttctttggtTCATATCGTAACAGCTTTTTGATCAAATCAGCTGCCTCTGATGAAATGAAAGTCGGTATTCGTAAATCCACTTTGACGATTCGTCTGTAAGTAACACCCGAGTTCTCATCCTCAAATGGTGGTCTTCCCACTAAAAGTTCGTACATTAAAACACCAAGAGCCCAAACATCAACAGTTTCATCATGACTTTTAGATTCAACCATTTCGGGAGGAAGGTAGTCCAAAGTTCCACACATGGTATTCCGTCTGGTGTTCTGTGGTGCATACACAGACCATCcaaaatcagaaagcttTATCTGGTTGTGAAAGTGTaccaatatattttccgGCTTCAAATCACGATGTATTATATGTTTGTTATGCATATATTCAAGTGCTGCGGCAACCTGGAATATATAGTATGACGTTGTGACCTCATCAAAccgctttcttttcttgagCATTTTGTATAATTCACCATAAGCCGCGTATTCCAATATCAGGTAAACATTCTTGTCATCGTAAAACCACCCGTATAGACGAAGACAGTTGGGATGGCGTAAACTTGCTTGAATCTCGATCTCTCTTACAAATTGTTTCTCCACCTTGTATAGCAATATTTCATCCTTGCTCATTACTTTCAAAGCGCATATAAACCcgctctttttctctcgaACACAATAAACGCGGCCAAATTTTCCCTTTCCAAGTCTTTTGCCAAGTTCAAAATCGCTAGGCTTCCATCTTCTTACTGGTTGTTTGTGTGTGGCATTTGATAATCGTTTGAACACGTTGTGTGAATCCACTTTCGAATAATGACCAGAGTTCTGCATTTGGCTCTTTTTACTTCTGTATACTCATTGATTTCCGGCCCTCTTCATTGACCATAATGTTTTCATGAATGATGCTTTCCTTTTGAATGTTTACGTGCGCGTATGTTTTCTATAGATCATAATTTAAGGTGGAGCGTGGTcgcgttttttttttttcaaactttttttccttccgAAATAAAGGACTTAAATTTATCTGTACTTTTATCGGAAATGATAATCAAAACTTCACAGGATATTTTGTAAACCTTTTTATAAAAAGTTATTTTAAGAATGTAGTGGTATTCCCTGTGTGAATATGAAAAAGTAAATGGGCGTGATTTCTAGGCACTCATCCATTGTGATATTTTCACAACTTAGAGTACTTTAACACCCAACAGCGAACCTTTCGCATTATTTATGTATTCAATTTAAgcttaattttttgatattttctgTACATTTTCCATACCTTTCGAAGTTCTAAACACGTGTACCCTGTACAAGAGATTGAGTCCCAATAAATGGTTTATATGATGTGCGATTGTGGTTGACAACATATTGTGAGCATTTCCAAAAGTTCAGTTGCCCGATCATTTTGAATGATTTTAATTGGTTGTACcttcaaatttaaaatagaTGCCggaatgaagaaaaatcttATAATTTACTGAACTACTCCTCAGCTACAGTTATCGGCCTCGTTATTTGATACAATGAATGGGAACCTGGCCGTCAGAAAAGTTCCCACTTATAAGGCTATTAGTATTGGATTTAATATAGGCGTTGATACTTACTGtagtatatatattatgtGTATAGTTGAGTGCACGCAAGGgaatttgtttttatttcaaatgGTTGTAGCTCACCTTTTATTCGAATTGTATATCGATTACATTCTGGTTACTGAGAACTTAATTGTTCAAGGTCTTCATAGTTTTGACACCCATGATTGTAAGACATGACATCCAATATTATGGTATATGAATGTAACGCGTAGCCTGTGTAATGGCATTAATGCCTTCCATGTTTCAGCTATGTATTTTGCATCTCAGTAGATGATAAATacgcttttcttcttcgaTACTATCAAATTCGAGTCAAGCTGCTTGTATTATAGGCcttgttaaagttagtgttaccagatttaaATAGTATTTCGATctttattgtagtatgtaataaaaagtatgtataatgatatacaaaagggaatatcttcactttatatagatgtagttctcgtattaatcagatgatataacaataccatcctcacttacttgaacttcattgttcgagagcatcattgttttgacagactttattgtgtaatttgcaatacatatcCATATAAAGAAATCCCTGTTGAAGTcaaccttcagctgaaaccaagagtaaccttcgagttctcgctggattacaaacgtgttcgtaaggactCTATTTTGATATGTATGGTGGGAAATTAAAGCAgtataattttttatatgTGTCTTGACCCAGAATAATCTGTtacaataagaaaataacaTCATCGGACATGATGGTGCCATTCCTCTGGTTGTGAGGGAtcgaacaaggaaaagtcacgtgttatccaaatggtTACGTAATATTATGAG
The sequence above is a segment of the Brettanomyces bruxellensis chromosome 6, complete sequence genome. Coding sequences within it:
- the NIP7 gene encoding ribosome biosynthesis protein nip7 (BUSCO:EOG09264PD5), with product MRQMTEEETKVVFEKLANYIGRNITFMVNNPDDPHVFRLQKDRVYYVKANVAKLATSIARKHLISLGICLGKFTKHGKFKLHITALPYLAKYAKYKVWIKENGEMPFLYGNHVLKAHVGKMSEDIPEHAGVIVFSMKDIPLGFGVSSKSTLEAKNLTPTGIVALRQADIGEYLREEDTLFT